One Eublepharis macularius isolate TG4126 chromosome 6, MPM_Emac_v1.0, whole genome shotgun sequence DNA segment encodes these proteins:
- the LOC129332748 gene encoding uncharacterized protein LOC129332748, protein MRRATFEYIVGELREDLVRETTHMRDPVPPEEMIAITIWKLATGTTNSATLPAFGRGVSTVCGIFDEVCELIAAKLTEKWICIDYLEDIISGFEERGFPNAWGAVDGTHIEIRSPPFSGDKYINRKGYCSMILQAVVDSDARFLDIFVGFPGRAHDARVLRNSPLFKRLEDGARRPKRPVTLEGVTFDPVIIGDPAYPLRPWLMKPYPAPSTRAQERFNYRLSRARMSVERSFGILKNRWLYLQRPLLVSERLMVAVITTCCILHNICLSRGDIVYGPFPREPLMEPADERPQIPWSEAALTARAVSIRAAISAHFQHGR, encoded by the coding sequence atgcGACGTGCCACGTTCGAGTACATTGTTGGGGAGCTTCGCGAAGATCTCGTCCGCGAGACGACCCACATGCGCGACCCAGTCCCTCCCGAGGAGATGATCGCCATCACCATCTGGAAGCTTGCCACGGGAACCACAAACTCCGCGACACTGCCCGCATTTGGCCGTGGCGTCTCTACCGTCTGCGGGATATTCGACGAGGTCTGCGAGCTCATCGCTGCAAAGCTGACCGAGAAGTGGATCTGCATCGATTACCTCGAGGACATTATCTCCGGGTTCGAGGAGAGGGGATTCCCCAATGCCTGGGGCGCCGTGGACGGGACACACATCGAGATCCGTTCTCCGCCTTTCTCTGGGGACAAGTACATCAACCGCAAGGGATACTGCTCCATGATTCTCCAGGCGGTGGTGGACAGCGATGCACgattcctggacatttttgtgggcttcccGGGAAGGGCGCACGACGCGCGTGTGCTCCGTAACTCGCCCCTTTTCAAGAGACTCGAGGATGGCGCCCGTCGCCCGAAGCGGCCGGTCACTCTGGAGGGGGTCACATTCGACCCGGTAATCATCGGGGACCCCGCCTATCCTCTTCGGCCCTGGCTCATGAAGCCCTATCCGGCGCCATCAACGCGCGCCCAGGAGCGCTTTAACTACAGACTGAGCCGGGCGCGCATGAGTGTGGAACGCTCGTTCGGAATTCTGAAAAATCGCTGGCTTTATTTACAGCGGCCCCTACTTGTCAGCGAGCGCCTCATGGTCGCGGTAATCACCACCTGCTGCATCCTTCACAACATTTGCCTCTCGCGCGGGGACATCGTTTACGGGCCGTTCCCGCGCGAGCCGCTGATGGAGCCCGCGGATGAGCGGCCGCAGATTCCCTGGTCCGAGGCCGCTCTTACCGCGCGGGCAGTATCGATTCGTGCCGCCATAAGTGCGCACTTCCAGCATGGCCGATAA